The DNA window GCCGATAAACGTGGACGAGGTCTGCGAGAGCGTGATCCGGCGCTCGAGGATGGGCGTCAACTTCAGCATCATAGTCGTCGCCGAGGGGGCGAAGATCGCGGGGCAGGACGAGGTGCTCGCCTCCAAGAAGGTCGACGAGTTCGGCCACGTGCAGCTCGGCGGGATCGGAGCGATGCTCACCAAGCAGATCGAGCAGAAGACCGGCTTCGACACGAGGGTGACGGTGCTCGGCCACGTGCAGCGCGGCGGCACGCCGACCGCCTTCGACAGGATACTCGCCACTCGCTACGGGGTGGCGGCGATGGACGCGGTCCACTCGGGGCACTTCGGGGTGCTCGTGGCCCTCAGGGGCAACGACATCGTGGAGGTGCCGCTCTCCGAGGTCTCCGAGGGGATCCGCACCGTGGACGAGAATTTCTACCAGATGACCAAGACATTCTGGGGTTTCTAGGCCCCCTGTATCGGCGTCGCTTCCGTGCCCGAACGGGGAGCTCCGATCGCAAAAAACAGGCCCATGCCGCAGTGAAAACAGGAGGATGCGAATGAAGGAGTTCACGCCCTATGTCGGCGCCGATTCGGGCCTCAAGGACTTCTCCATAAAGGCCGTGATCGTGGGCGCCGTCTTCGGCATCGTGTTCGGGACCGCCAACGCCTACCTGGGCCTCAGGGTCGGGCTCACCATATCGACCTCGATACCGCTCGCGGTCATCGCGGTCGCCTTCTTCCGGGTGACGAAGGGGCTCTGGGGCAAGACCGGGATACTCGAGACCAACATCGCCCAGACCACAGGCTCCGCAGCGTCGTCTCTCGCATCGGGCGTCATCTTCACGATCCCGGCCCTGTTCCTGTGGGGATTCTCGCCCTCCATCGCGCAGATCGGCACGCTGGCCCTGCTCGGCGGCGTGCTGGGCGTTCTCTTCATGATACCGCTCCGCCGCTTCCTCATAGTCAAGGAGCACGGCCACCTGCCTTACCCGGAGGGGACCGCATCGGCGCAGGTGCTCATCGCCGCCGACGCGGGGGGCACCAGGGCCAGAAACGTGTTCCTGGGCATGGGGATCGGCGCCGCGTACAAGGCGGTGCTCGGGTTCCTCAAGGCCCTGCCGGCGCACGTCTCCGTCGGCCTTCCGCTTCTCCCCAAGGCGGAGATCGGCCTTGAGACGTCGCCCGCACTCATGGGGGTGGGGTTCATACTCAACTACAGGATAGCGGCGATCATGGTGGCCGGGGGGTTGCTCTCCTGGCTCGTGCTCATCCCGCTGATCGCCATGTTCGGCCAGGGGCTGGCGCAGCCTTTCTTCCCCGAGGCGATAAAGCCGATCGCCGATATGAGCGCCGACGAGATCTGGACCCGCTACATAAGATACATCGGGGCCGGGGCCGTGGCGTTCGCGGGCATACTCACGGTCATCAAGTCCGTCCCCACGATGTACGGCTCCCTCAAGGTGGGGCTCCACGAGCTCACCAGGCGCGCCTCGGGCGCCGGCGATCGGGCCCGCACCGACCGCGACCTCCCGATGGCCGTGGTCTTCGGCGGCGCCCTGCTCATCATAGCCATGATCGCGATCCTTCCGCACGCGATAGGCGAGGGCGGATCGATCGAGATGCGCGTGCTGGGCGCCCTGTGCATCGGCGCCTTCGCGTTCCTCTTCGTCACCGTGAGCTCGAGGATCGTCGGCATGGTGGGGGTCACCTCCAACCCCACCTCCGGGATGACCATAGTCGCGCTGCTGGGCACGTCGTTTCTCTTCTACCTGCTCGGATGGACCGACGACTTCGGCAAGGCGGCTGCGCTCACGGTGGGGACTGTGGTGGCGGTCGCCGCGTCCATGGCGGGCGACATATCGCAGGACTTGAAGACCGGCTACCTCATAGGCGCGACGCCGGCGCGCCAGCAGGGGGCGGAGATCGTGGGCGCGATCGTCCCGGCGTTCTTCATCGCCGCGGCGGTCTGGCTGCTCGGCGAGGCATTCACGTTCGGCTCAGCTGAGCTGCCCGCCCCGCAGGCCACCCTCATGAAGACCGTGATCGAGGGGGTGCTCAGGGCCGACCTGCCCTGGGGGCTCGTCTTCGTGGGCGCGGCGATCTCGCTCGTCGCGCAGCTGATGGGGCTGAGGCCCCTGGCGTTCGCGGTCGGGATATACCTGCCGCTTTCGACCATGACCCCCGTGTTCGTGGGCGGCGTGCTGCGATGGCTGCTGGAGAACACCTTCTGCCGCAGCGAGCAGGAGACCGAGAAGCGCCGCGACCAGGGGATACTCTTCGGCTCGGGCCTCATCGCGGGCGAGGGTATCACCGGCGTGCTGATCGCATTCTACGCCTTCTTCCTCGGAAAGCCCGCCGGCATCGGCTTTGCGTGGCCGGGGCACTGGGGCGAGGTCGCATCGTTCGCCCTCTTCGCTGCGCTGGGATTTTATATGCTGCGCGTCGCCCACAGGAAGGGGCGCGTTATCTGAAAACAGGAGGTGTGAGGATGAAGATATCTGCAGTGGTGGCCGTTATTGCGGTGCTGGCCGCGGCGTCGGTCGCGGCGGTCTCTTTCGCAAAGGAGGATGTCGTGAGGATGAAGAGCGGACTGGTGTACAAGGACGTGAAGGTGGGCACGGGGGCCGAGGCGAAGGCCATGCAGAAGGTCACGGTGGACTACACCGGCTGGATCGACGAGGGGGACAAGAAGGGCAAGAAGTTCGACAGCTCCCTCGACCGCGGCGAGGCGTTCACGTTCACGTTGGGAGCGGGCGAGGTGATCAGGGGATGGGACGAGGGGGTCGCCGGCATGAGGGTGGGCGGCAAGCGCACGCTCATGATCCCGGCCGAGCTCGGCTACGGGGCGCGAGGGGCCGGCTCTGCGATCCCGCCGAACTCCGACCTCATCTTCGACGTGGAGCTGCACGGCGTGAAGTGAGGGCTGAGAGTCCTGCGCAAATAAAAAGCCCGGGGTCGCCCCCGGGCTTTTTTCAAGCCTGTCCCGTCGTCACTTCACGAATCTGGCCGAGGCGATGCTGGCGTCGCAGAACGGCTTCAGCTCCCGGTTGAATTCGGTCATGGACTCCCCTTTGTCCTTGCTCTTGGAGCGCATGGTGCAGTCGAAGGTGTAGGTGTAGTTCTTGCCGCCGCGGTTGCGCAGCATGGTCAGCGTGGTGTTGTAGCGCCACCTCTTCTTCTCCTCGCAGCGGGTCGTCGTGTAGGGCACGCTCGCACCGGCCCACTTCTTGTTGCCGCGGGCGATCACCTCGCAGTTCGTCTCCTTGTCCCTCGATGCCTTCTCGGCCTTCGCCTTCGGCCTGTCCGCCGGGGCCTTGCCCTTCTTGACCTTGGGCACCTCCATCATCATGAGGTGCATCTGCGGGTCGGGGCCCATGTCGCCGGGGCTGCACCTCTTGCTGCCGAAGCAGGCCGAGGCCATAAGCGGCATCTCGACGCCCATGCCCCTCATCATGGCAGCCTCGGCGGAGTTGAGCTCCGCCTTGGCCGACTCCTCCTTCGCCTTCCAGTTATCGGGGTAGGTGCAGGAGTACTTGAACTGCCCGTTGGTGTAACTCTGGCCTGCAAAGGCCGGTGCGGCGAGTGCTGCGACGAGCGCTGCTGCGAAGATCGATGCGACGATTGCCTTCATGGACCCTCCTTTTCTGTTGTGCAGCCCTTTTCGTCTGTAATCGCGGATTTGTCAACGCCCTGCGCCGATTTTCCGGCGCGGGGCAGGGGAGGCCGGGGCATGCGCGGAAATGGACTTTTGAGTGGAGATGTGGGCATAAAGGCAGTCGATCCATGGCAAACCCGATGGAAAAGGAACGATATAAGCTGTTGATCCTGGTCGCGGCCTTTCTCGCCTGCTGGTTTCTGCCGGTGGGGTGGGCGCGCTTCGATGCCTCGATCATAGAGGCCCTGGCGCTGGTGAAATGGTATGCGCGCGAGCATGTCATCCTGTGTCTCATCCCCGCATTCTTCATAGCCGGCGCCATCTCCGCCTTTGTGAGCCGCGCATCGGTGGTGAAATACCTCGGCGCAAAGGCGAACAAGCTTCTGGCCTACTCCGTCGCCTCGGTTTCCGGCACCATCCTCGCCGTCTGCTCCTGCACCGTGCTGCCGCTGTTCATGGGCATCTACAGGCGCGGAGCTGGGCTGGGGCCCGCGGTCGCCTTCCTCTACTCGGGACCTGCGATCAATGTGCTCGCGATCATCCTCACGGCGCGCGTGTTGGGACTCGAGCTCGGCGTTGCGAGGGCGATCGGCGCGGTCCTCTTCGGCGTGGTCATCGGCATCCTCATGCACCTTATCTTCCTGAAGGAGGAGCGCTCACGCCACGAGGAGGGGGGACTCCCCGTCGGCCTCGAGGGGGGCCTCAGGCCGCTGTGGCAGGAGGGCCTGTTCTTTGCATCGATGGTCGCTTTTCTCGTCTTCGCGAACTGGGGGAGGCCGCAGGGCGAGGGCGCGGGAGCGTGGCAGGCGATCTTTGCGCTGAAGTGGTATCTGGCTGCGGCCTCGCTGGTCGCGCTCGCGCTTTCGCTGGCAAGCTGGTTTCGGCGGGAGGAGCTGGTCGGATGGGCGATGCTCTCGTGGAACTTCGCGAAGCAGATACTCCCGCTCTTGCTCGTGGGCGTGGCGGTCTCCGGCCTCCTGCTCGGAAGGCCCGGCCACGAGGGGCTGATACCTTCGCGTTTCATAGAGGGGCTCCTCGGGGGGAACTCGCTGCGCGCCAATGCCATCGCATCGGTCGCCGGCGCGTTCATGTACTTCGCAACGCTCACCGAGGTGCCGATCCTGCAGGGGCTCATCGGCAGCGGCATGGGCAAGGGGCCGGCGCTTGCGCTGCTCCTCGCCGGACCGGCGCTGTCGCTGCCGAGCATGCTCGTGATACGCAGCGTAATGGGAACGAAGAGGACCGCGGTCTA is part of the Pseudomonadota bacterium genome and encodes:
- a CDS encoding FKBP-type peptidyl-prolyl cis-trans isomerase, coding for MKISAVVAVIAVLAAASVAAVSFAKEDVVRMKSGLVYKDVKVGTGAEAKAMQKVTVDYTGWIDEGDKKGKKFDSSLDRGEAFTFTLGAGEVIRGWDEGVAGMRVGGKRTLMIPAELGYGARGAGSAIPPNSDLIFDVELHGVK
- a CDS encoding oligopeptide transporter, OPT family, which gives rise to MRMKEFTPYVGADSGLKDFSIKAVIVGAVFGIVFGTANAYLGLRVGLTISTSIPLAVIAVAFFRVTKGLWGKTGILETNIAQTTGSAASSLASGVIFTIPALFLWGFSPSIAQIGTLALLGGVLGVLFMIPLRRFLIVKEHGHLPYPEGTASAQVLIAADAGGTRARNVFLGMGIGAAYKAVLGFLKALPAHVSVGLPLLPKAEIGLETSPALMGVGFILNYRIAAIMVAGGLLSWLVLIPLIAMFGQGLAQPFFPEAIKPIADMSADEIWTRYIRYIGAGAVAFAGILTVIKSVPTMYGSLKVGLHELTRRASGAGDRARTDRDLPMAVVFGGALLIIAMIAILPHAIGEGGSIEMRVLGALCIGAFAFLFVTVSSRIVGMVGVTSNPTSGMTIVALLGTSFLFYLLGWTDDFGKAAALTVGTVVAVAASMAGDISQDLKTGYLIGATPARQQGAEIVGAIVPAFFIAAAVWLLGEAFTFGSAELPAPQATLMKTVIEGVLRADLPWGLVFVGAAISLVAQLMGLRPLAFAVGIYLPLSTMTPVFVGGVLRWLLENTFCRSEQETEKRRDQGILFGSGLIAGEGITGVLIAFYAFFLGKPAGIGFAWPGHWGEVASFALFAALGFYMLRVAHRKGRVI
- a CDS encoding permease, yielding MEKERYKLLILVAAFLACWFLPVGWARFDASIIEALALVKWYAREHVILCLIPAFFIAGAISAFVSRASVVKYLGAKANKLLAYSVASVSGTILAVCSCTVLPLFMGIYRRGAGLGPAVAFLYSGPAINVLAIILTARVLGLELGVARAIGAVLFGVVIGILMHLIFLKEERSRHEEGGLPVGLEGGLRPLWQEGLFFASMVAFLVFANWGRPQGEGAGAWQAIFALKWYLAAASLVALALSLASWFRREELVGWAMLSWNFAKQILPLLLVGVAVSGLLLGRPGHEGLIPSRFIEGLLGGNSLRANAIASVAGAFMYFATLTEVPILQGLIGSGMGKGPALALLLAGPALSLPSMLVIRSVMGTKRTAVYVLLVVLMATGSGMLYGHLFG